One stretch of Corynebacterium callunae DSM 20147 DNA includes these proteins:
- the ffh gene encoding signal recognition particle protein: protein MFESLSDRLNNALQGLRGKGKLTEADINATAREIRLALLEADVSLPVVRAFINRIKERAVGAEVSQALNPAQQVVKIVNEELVQILGGETRRLQLAKNPPTVIMLAGLQGAGKTTLAGKLAKHLVKQGHTPMLVACDLQRPGAVQQLQIVGERAGVQTFAPDPGTSIDSLEHEMGTSHGDPVEVARAGIEEAKRTQHDIVIVDTAGRLGIDETLMTQARNIRDAINPDEVLFVIDSMIGQDAVDTAEAFRDGVDFTGVVLTKLDGDARGGAALSIREVTGKPIMFASTGEKLEDFDIFHPERMASRILGMGDMLTLIEQAEAVMDQEKAEAAAQKLGSGELTLEDFLDQMLMIRRMGPIGNILKMLPGGKQMSQMADMVDEKQLDRIQAIIRGMTPTERDNPKILNASRRKRIANGSGVSVAEVNQLVERFFEAKKMMGKMAGQFGMGGGSRSATKKQAKGRKGKNGKRKPVKKGPTQPKMPGMPGLPGMGGAGMPDLAELQKQLGGAGGGLPGMGGMPKLPKGMENIDLNNLDFGKK, encoded by the coding sequence GTGTTTGAGTCACTGTCCGATCGGTTGAACAATGCCCTTCAAGGCCTACGTGGCAAAGGCAAGCTCACCGAGGCTGACATTAATGCAACAGCTCGAGAGATTCGCCTCGCGCTCTTAGAAGCCGACGTCTCATTGCCGGTTGTCCGTGCATTTATCAACCGCATCAAAGAGCGTGCTGTTGGCGCGGAAGTCTCCCAGGCGCTCAATCCTGCACAGCAGGTCGTCAAGATTGTTAATGAGGAACTGGTTCAGATCCTCGGTGGTGAGACCCGTCGTCTACAGTTAGCCAAGAACCCTCCAACGGTAATCATGTTGGCTGGTCTGCAGGGTGCAGGTAAAACTACGCTGGCCGGTAAATTGGCAAAGCACCTGGTTAAACAGGGCCACACCCCAATGCTCGTGGCCTGTGACTTGCAGCGCCCCGGCGCCGTGCAGCAGCTGCAAATTGTTGGTGAACGTGCTGGAGTCCAAACTTTCGCACCTGATCCAGGCACCAGCATTGATTCCCTCGAGCATGAAATGGGCACCTCCCACGGTGATCCCGTAGAGGTAGCGCGCGCGGGTATTGAAGAAGCCAAGCGCACCCAGCATGACATCGTCATTGTCGATACCGCAGGTCGCCTCGGTATTGATGAAACCCTGATGACTCAGGCACGTAATATTCGCGATGCCATCAACCCTGATGAAGTGCTTTTTGTTATTGACTCCATGATCGGCCAGGATGCAGTGGATACCGCTGAAGCCTTCCGTGATGGCGTTGATTTCACCGGCGTTGTACTCACCAAGCTTGATGGTGATGCCCGCGGTGGTGCTGCACTATCCATCCGTGAAGTTACCGGCAAGCCAATCATGTTCGCCTCCACCGGCGAGAAGTTGGAAGATTTTGATATCTTCCACCCAGAGCGCATGGCCAGCCGTATCCTGGGCATGGGCGATATGCTCACCCTGATTGAGCAAGCTGAAGCAGTAATGGACCAGGAAAAGGCCGAAGCTGCAGCTCAGAAGCTGGGCAGTGGAGAGCTGACCCTGGAGGACTTCCTCGATCAGATGCTGATGATCCGCCGCATGGGTCCAATCGGCAATATTTTGAAGATGCTGCCCGGCGGCAAGCAGATGTCCCAGATGGCGGACATGGTTGATGAAAAGCAACTTGACCGCATCCAGGCAATTATCCGCGGTATGACTCCAACCGAGCGTGATAATCCAAAGATTCTTAATGCTTCCCGCCGCAAGCGTATTGCTAATGGTTCTGGTGTTAGCGTTGCCGAGGTTAACCAGCTTGTTGAGCGCTTCTTTGAAGCCAAGAAGATGATGGGCAAGATGGCCGGCCAATTTGGCATGGGTGGCGGAAGCCGCAGTGCTACCAAGAAGCAGGCCAAGGGTCGTAAGGGTAAAAACGGTAAGCGTAAACCAGTGAAGAAGGGCCCAACCCAGCCTAAAATGCCAGGTATGCCAGGACTTCCCGGTATGGGTGGCGCTGGAATGCCGGATCTAGCTGAGCTGCAAAAGCAACTTGGCGGTGCTGGCGGAGGCCTGCCAGGAATGGGTGGCATGCCAAAGTTGCCTAAGGGTATGGAGAATATCGATCTCAATAACTTGGACTTCGGCAAGAAATAA
- a CDS encoding [protein-PII] uridylyltransferase, translating into MNNPTQLRQQAENEALALLGSLSLPAGTVLAATGSLARSEMTPFSDLDLLLIHPENEVPSGIEDLWYPIWDAKKRLDYSVRTPSECVGMISADSTAALAMLDMRFIAGDQELFDFTRQRILSKWRQELNKNFDAVVDTAIARWRRSGPVVAMTRPDLKHGRGGLRDYELISALALGHLCDPPRLDKQHQLMLDTRTLLHVHARRSRDVLDPEFAVDVAIDLGFVDRYHLGREIADAARAIDDALTAALATARAVLPRRSGFAFRNAHRRPLDVDVVDAQGTVALSRKPDLSDPALILRVAAAAAKTGLPVADSTWERLRECPILPDPWPANAAGDFFRVLSSPEHSRRVVKQMDRHGLWSRFVPEWDNIRGLMPREPNHVSTIDEHSLNTVAGCALETVTVARPDLLLLGALYHDMGKGQSRPHEQVGAEMVARAASRMGLNLRDRACVQTLVAEHTTIARIAARLDPHSEEAVDKLLDAVRYDLVTLNLLEVLTEADAKATGPGVWSTRLESSLATVLRGARTRLVEVRPTAPLVPIKSEIALKEHEGVYTVYWHGEEVRRILGVIAAKGWTIDNARMIHNGEWHGEFDVRATGPMDFNPLSFVQAYQSGIYSEVPVPAPGLTATFWHGNTIEVRTEHRAGPIFVLLNTLPNALWFSTVTRGATLIVQAALEPGFDRAQVERAVIRALAGS; encoded by the coding sequence ATGAATAATCCAACCCAGCTACGCCAGCAGGCCGAAAACGAGGCCCTAGCGTTGCTGGGTTCTCTGTCTTTACCAGCAGGTACCGTACTCGCAGCCACCGGATCCCTCGCCCGTAGCGAGATGACCCCATTTTCAGATTTGGACCTCCTTTTAATCCACCCGGAAAATGAAGTCCCCAGCGGGATTGAAGACCTGTGGTACCCCATTTGGGATGCAAAAAAGCGCCTCGACTATTCCGTACGCACACCATCGGAATGTGTCGGCATGATTTCCGCAGACTCCACGGCGGCCCTCGCCATGCTGGATATGCGCTTTATTGCAGGCGACCAAGAACTTTTTGATTTCACGCGCCAAAGAATTTTAAGCAAATGGCGTCAAGAACTAAATAAGAATTTTGATGCAGTGGTGGATACTGCCATTGCGCGCTGGCGTCGTTCTGGCCCAGTAGTAGCCATGACTCGGCCAGATCTCAAACATGGCAGGGGAGGGCTCCGCGATTATGAACTCATCTCAGCACTTGCCCTTGGCCATCTATGTGATCCACCGAGATTAGATAAACAACATCAGCTAATGCTGGATACGCGAACTTTGTTGCATGTACACGCACGTCGTTCCAGGGACGTTTTGGATCCAGAGTTTGCAGTTGACGTGGCTATCGATCTTGGCTTTGTGGACCGCTATCATTTGGGTCGCGAAATTGCAGATGCAGCGCGCGCCATTGATGATGCTCTCACTGCTGCTTTGGCAACTGCTCGCGCAGTCCTGCCACGCCGTTCTGGGTTTGCCTTTAGAAATGCACACCGCAGGCCACTGGACGTGGATGTGGTGGATGCCCAAGGAACAGTGGCCCTGTCTAGAAAACCGGATCTTAGCGATCCGGCCCTAATCTTGAGGGTCGCAGCTGCCGCTGCCAAAACCGGATTACCAGTAGCCGACTCCACCTGGGAACGCCTTCGGGAATGCCCAATTTTGCCGGATCCGTGGCCAGCCAACGCCGCCGGAGATTTCTTCCGGGTGTTGTCTAGCCCTGAGCATTCACGTCGCGTGGTTAAACAAATGGATCGCCATGGTTTGTGGTCACGTTTTGTACCGGAGTGGGACAATATTCGTGGCTTGATGCCTCGTGAACCCAACCACGTTTCCACCATTGATGAACACAGCCTCAATACAGTTGCCGGCTGTGCTTTAGAAACCGTTACCGTGGCACGCCCGGACTTGCTCCTGCTAGGTGCGCTTTATCATGACATGGGTAAGGGGCAATCACGTCCCCATGAGCAGGTTGGTGCAGAAATGGTGGCTCGTGCAGCGAGCCGCATGGGCCTTAACCTGCGCGATCGAGCCTGCGTACAAACGCTGGTAGCCGAGCACACCACAATCGCCCGCATTGCCGCCCGCCTTGATCCGCACTCAGAGGAGGCCGTCGACAAGCTCCTTGATGCAGTTCGTTATGACCTAGTAACCCTTAATCTCTTAGAGGTATTAACCGAGGCCGATGCCAAAGCTACAGGGCCGGGAGTGTGGTCAACACGCTTGGAAAGTTCGCTGGCAACTGTTTTGCGTGGGGCTCGTACTCGCTTGGTGGAAGTTCGCCCCACTGCGCCACTGGTTCCTATTAAGTCTGAGATTGCACTTAAAGAGCATGAAGGTGTGTACACGGTCTATTGGCACGGCGAGGAAGTACGGAGGATCCTTGGCGTTATTGCAGCCAAAGGTTGGACAATTGATAATGCGCGGATGATTCACAATGGGGAGTGGCATGGCGAATTTGATGTGCGTGCCACCGGGCCCATGGATTTTAATCCGCTGTCATTTGTGCAGGCCTATCAATCAGGAATTTACTCTGAGGTACCCGTTCCGGCTCCTGGGTTAACAGCAACTTTTTGGCATGGCAATACTATTGAAGTCCGCACGGAACATCGTGCTGGACCGATATTTGTGCTGCTAAATACCCTGCCCAATGCTTTGTGGTTTAGTACTGTTACCCGCGGTGCAACACTGATTGTGCAAGCTGCGTTGGAGCCAGGATTTGATCGAGCACAGGTAGAACGTGCCGTGATTAGGGCCCTGGCGGGTAGCTAA
- the glnK gene encoding P-II family nitrogen regulator GlnK translates to MKLITAIVKPFTLTDIKEALEQVGVQGMTVTETQGFGQQKGHTEVYRGAEYAVDFVPKVKIEVIVSDAQAEEVISVLVDTARTGKVGDGKVWVTNVEELVRVRTGEHGEAAL, encoded by the coding sequence ATGAAACTCATCACCGCGATCGTTAAACCTTTTACCCTTACCGATATCAAAGAAGCCTTGGAGCAAGTTGGTGTCCAGGGAATGACCGTTACCGAAACTCAGGGCTTTGGACAGCAAAAAGGCCACACCGAGGTTTACCGCGGTGCGGAATATGCAGTGGACTTTGTGCCAAAGGTCAAGATTGAGGTCATCGTTTCTGATGCTCAGGCTGAAGAAGTTATCTCTGTCCTCGTCGATACTGCCCGCACCGGCAAGGTTGGCGACGGCAAGGTATGGGTTACTAACGTCGAAGAACTAGTGCGTGTACGCACCGGTGAACACGGCGAAGCCGCCCTCTAA
- a CDS encoding ammonium transporter, translating into MTADQIAAASGNSAWMLMSASLVLLMTPALALFYGGMSRQKSVLNMMMMSFGSLGVVTIVYVLWGWSMSYGTQTIGGIFANPFEFFGLKDSIVDAEGNYVEGLAGYPNIIDIGFQLTFAVISTALISGALAERVKFSTWLVFSGAWATLVYFPLAHMVWGGGLLSHFENGFAAWIFGATDGEANVSPIDFAGGTVVHISAGTAALVLAFIVGKRRTFGKSFARPHNLPMVMLGAALLWFGWFGFNGGSAFGANGVAGLAWLNTTVATAAAMLGWLLMEKIRDGHATSLGAASGVVAGLVAITPAAGSLTPLTSIILGAIGGVLACLGVGLKYRFGFDDSLDVVGVHLVAGLWGTIGVGLFAADAGLLTGGGADGFKLFVVQVVIALVAMIFAGVITAVIAYILKATMGWRIDDEKEMQGIDTHEHGESAYDTTGPEIR; encoded by the coding sequence ATGACCGCAGATCAGATCGCAGCCGCTTCAGGTAACTCCGCCTGGATGCTAATGTCCGCTTCGTTGGTGCTTTTAATGACACCAGCACTGGCTCTATTTTATGGCGGAATGTCTCGCCAAAAGTCCGTACTTAACATGATGATGATGTCATTTGGCTCACTCGGTGTGGTGACCATTGTTTATGTTTTGTGGGGCTGGTCAATGTCCTACGGAACTCAGACAATCGGTGGCATCTTCGCCAATCCTTTTGAATTCTTTGGACTTAAAGACTCCATCGTAGATGCAGAAGGCAACTATGTTGAAGGACTTGCCGGCTACCCGAACATCATTGATATCGGATTCCAGCTCACCTTCGCAGTTATCTCCACTGCTCTTATTTCCGGTGCATTGGCAGAGCGCGTTAAGTTCTCCACTTGGCTGGTCTTCTCCGGTGCGTGGGCAACCCTCGTTTACTTCCCACTAGCTCATATGGTGTGGGGTGGCGGCCTTCTTTCCCACTTCGAAAACGGTTTTGCAGCCTGGATCTTCGGCGCAACCGATGGTGAAGCAAATGTTTCCCCAATCGACTTCGCAGGTGGCACCGTAGTTCACATCTCTGCAGGTACTGCTGCATTGGTTCTAGCCTTCATCGTCGGCAAGCGTCGTACCTTCGGCAAGAGCTTTGCTCGTCCTCACAACCTGCCAATGGTAATGCTCGGTGCAGCACTTCTTTGGTTCGGTTGGTTCGGCTTTAACGGTGGTTCCGCTTTCGGTGCAAACGGTGTTGCCGGTCTTGCTTGGCTTAACACCACGGTTGCAACTGCAGCAGCAATGCTCGGTTGGTTGCTAATGGAAAAGATTCGCGATGGACACGCAACCAGCCTTGGTGCTGCTTCCGGTGTCGTTGCTGGTCTGGTCGCAATTACCCCAGCAGCAGGCTCTCTTACCCCACTAACTTCCATCATCCTCGGCGCAATCGGCGGCGTCTTGGCTTGCCTCGGTGTTGGACTGAAGTACCGCTTCGGTTTTGACGATTCCCTCGACGTAGTTGGTGTGCACTTGGTCGCTGGCCTCTGGGGCACCATCGGTGTGGGTCTCTTCGCAGCAGACGCTGGCTTGCTTACCGGTGGCGGCGCAGACGGATTTAAACTCTTCGTAGTTCAGGTTGTTATCGCACTGGTTGCTATGATTTTCGCAGGTGTTATTACCGCAGTCATCGCTTATATCCTCAAGGCAACTATGGGATGGCGTATCGATGATGAAAAGGAAATGCAGGGCATCGACACGCACGAGCACGGTGAGTCAGCATATGACACCACCGGCCCAGAAATTCGTTAA
- the ftsY gene encoding signal recognition particle-docking protein FtsY, whose amino-acid sequence MEPTMWIIGLVVLVVLAIIIVLIIGNQRAKSKTVSFEKPEEEKKELTQQEKSGNYQAQGGFNFAPAKKEEAEPVLREGQELSGKPAEKPQQAAAQPVAPQVIPPVIPPSTVQDDAVNAEESAPTKEEVAKESATDIFAAQPAAEPVAEQPAVVAEPAVEEVEAPAEISEQTAEVLEEAPIAEDVAVEEPIIADEPIDNDSPIFEETVDNVAEPVAIAGAEAAENAEVKALEEAETEAVEAAEAAQVTAEFAEAAREQTPVPDEAPAPAPEPLDEIAPAAGRIGKLRGRLSRSQNVFGKSVLGILSAGDLDEDAWEDIEAMLIKADLGSKVTARVVDDLREKIAAHGVASEAEARAMLRQTLIDACRPDLDRSIKAMPYEGKPAVVLVVGVNGTGKTTTTGKLARVLVSMGHKVILGAADTFRAAAADQLETWGRRVGAETIRGAEGADPASVAFDAVAKGVERQADVVLIDTAGRLHTSTGLMDQLGKVKRVVEKKAVVDEVLLVLDSTVGQNGMQQARIFRDVVEITGVVLTKLDGTAKGGIVFQVQEELGVPVKLVGLGEGADDLAPFEVEGFVDALLG is encoded by the coding sequence ATGGAACCGACAATGTGGATTATTGGACTAGTCGTCCTCGTGGTGCTTGCGATCATCATTGTGCTGATCATTGGCAATCAACGAGCAAAATCAAAAACCGTTAGTTTTGAAAAGCCTGAAGAGGAAAAGAAGGAACTAACCCAACAGGAAAAATCAGGCAACTACCAAGCCCAAGGTGGCTTTAACTTTGCACCGGCCAAGAAAGAGGAGGCTGAGCCTGTTCTGCGGGAGGGGCAAGAGCTGTCCGGAAAGCCTGCTGAAAAGCCACAGCAAGCAGCAGCACAGCCAGTTGCTCCGCAGGTAATCCCGCCGGTTATCCCACCAAGCACTGTCCAAGATGACGCAGTTAATGCAGAAGAATCAGCGCCAACTAAGGAAGAAGTGGCAAAGGAATCCGCCACCGATATCTTTGCAGCGCAGCCAGCAGCAGAGCCGGTTGCTGAACAGCCAGCAGTAGTGGCGGAACCAGCAGTAGAAGAGGTTGAGGCTCCAGCCGAAATCTCCGAGCAGACCGCTGAAGTTTTGGAAGAAGCTCCAATTGCTGAGGATGTTGCTGTTGAAGAGCCAATCATCGCCGATGAACCAATTGACAATGATTCTCCAATCTTTGAAGAAACTGTCGATAATGTTGCAGAGCCAGTAGCCATCGCAGGTGCAGAAGCTGCAGAAAATGCAGAAGTTAAGGCTTTGGAGGAAGCTGAAACTGAGGCTGTTGAGGCTGCTGAAGCAGCACAGGTGACGGCTGAATTTGCAGAAGCAGCTCGTGAGCAGACTCCAGTTCCAGATGAAGCACCTGCTCCTGCACCAGAACCACTTGATGAAATTGCTCCTGCTGCCGGTCGTATTGGCAAGCTGCGTGGTCGCCTTTCCCGTTCCCAGAACGTCTTTGGAAAGTCAGTGCTTGGTATCTTGAGCGCCGGCGATCTTGATGAAGACGCATGGGAAGACATTGAAGCAATGTTGATCAAGGCTGACCTTGGCTCCAAGGTCACCGCCCGCGTGGTTGATGATTTGCGCGAAAAGATTGCGGCGCACGGCGTGGCCAGCGAGGCTGAGGCTCGTGCCATGCTGCGTCAAACGCTTATCGACGCCTGCCGCCCCGACCTCGACCGTTCCATTAAGGCCATGCCTTATGAGGGCAAACCAGCCGTGGTTCTTGTTGTTGGAGTCAACGGCACCGGCAAAACCACCACCACCGGCAAACTGGCTCGCGTGCTCGTTTCCATGGGGCATAAGGTGATCTTGGGTGCAGCCGATACTTTCCGTGCAGCAGCAGCTGATCAGCTAGAAACCTGGGGCCGTCGTGTTGGTGCAGAAACCATCCGTGGAGCCGAAGGCGCGGATCCCGCATCAGTAGCTTTTGATGCAGTGGCTAAGGGCGTTGAACGCCAGGCAGATGTGGTGCTTATTGATACCGCAGGACGTCTGCATACCTCCACTGGCCTTATGGATCAGTTGGGCAAGGTTAAGCGTGTTGTAGAGAAGAAGGCCGTCGTAGATGAGGTCTTGCTGGTTTTGGATTCCACTGTGGGGCAAAACGGTATGCAGCAGGCTCGTATCTTCCGCGATGTTGTAGAGATCACCGGAGTGGTACTCACCAAGCTAGATGGCACTGCCAAGGGTGGCATTGTTTTCCAGGTACAAGAAGAGCTGGGTGTTCCAGTGAAGCTGGTTGGCCTTGGAGAGGGTGCCGATGACTTGGCACCGTTTGAAGTTGAAGGATTTGTTGACGCCTTGCTTGGTTAA
- the smc gene encoding chromosome segregation protein SMC, with product MYLKSLTLKGFKSFASATTLKFEPGICAVVGPNGSGKSNVVDALAWVMGEGSAKTLRGGKMEDVIFAGAGDRKPLGRAEVTLTIDNSDGALPIEYSEVSVTRRMFRDGASEYEINGAKARLMDIQELLSDSGIGREMHIMVGQGKLADILESRPEERRAYIEEAAGVLKHRRRKEKAQRKLQGMQVNLDRLQDLTHELAKQLKPLARQAEAAQRAATVQADLRDARFKIAGFEIVKLSEKLETSSEREKLIKQQAEAAQEQLEEATGTQMELEESLAELTPRADAAQHLWFELSSLAERVSATMRIAQDRANTGAVDTAYAGQDPEELLKRAAQADQELEELEMAVEMAAQRLESIREDVEEKATLAREAEQEHLAQVRAIADRREGVVRLLASEESLRTQLQAAEEEAERLAEQLEDFIGRILDVERETRLLNQKQQELDSEREPLEAALSEATHEAQAAETRLEELRSTRGNLEKDVSRLESRIETLSQNRPRSAVEDEIDYPKLATLLRVQPDIEKAVAAALGAHAEAFAGDAGEGLVDKLLKAGVPRTVIVDHSIAPAAWRLDAVLPAGSSWLLDHVSLDLAIAGPVNRVLADVVLVDETQQGRDIVQEDPRLRAVTKSGVLIGAGWVQLGSGTTTVEITSQIEAAHAELDSVQQHLKDSAGTFAGALKATENTRVDVAAHKAALRELDLARDSLKRDLARVEKQQQAAESERQRHMSRLNQAENRREELRAQLAEILDRLSRVEDEDDVAEPSTQERDEAQTVLAQIRAMEMEARLALRTAEERAGQQRGHGDNLRRQAEHERQAKIRHEQAMQARRRRVELASVVYRGARDVSERVAAALTQAAAERDARNQEKALLTTQVARAKDTVNAARQQLNRLSDNAHAMELARSQAQVRMEEAVTKITEQLAVSLPDLMREYTPDEEFDEKFQRARLKQAEKDLAALGKVNPLALEEFKALEERYEFLSTQLADVQQARADLSNVIEEVDAKILQLFTDAWNDVEAEFPKVFNTLFPGGEGRLILTEPGDLLATGIEVEARPPGKKVKRLSLLSGGEKSLTALAMLVAIFRARPSPFYVMDEVEAALDDVNLRRLIALFEELRKDSQLIVITHQKPTMDVANVLYGVTMRGDGVTRVISQRMERAAALNQS from the coding sequence ATGTATTTGAAATCGTTGACGCTCAAGGGGTTTAAGTCTTTCGCGTCTGCGACGACCCTAAAATTTGAACCTGGAATTTGTGCCGTTGTTGGTCCCAACGGATCTGGCAAATCCAATGTGGTGGATGCTCTGGCCTGGGTAATGGGCGAGGGCTCGGCAAAAACCCTGCGCGGCGGCAAGATGGAAGATGTCATCTTTGCTGGTGCTGGTGATCGTAAACCGCTCGGTCGCGCAGAAGTTACCTTGACCATCGATAATTCCGATGGTGCACTGCCGATCGAATATTCGGAAGTCTCTGTTACTCGTCGAATGTTCCGTGATGGCGCTAGTGAATATGAAATCAATGGTGCCAAGGCGCGCTTGATGGATATTCAGGAGCTGCTTTCAGATTCCGGCATCGGCCGCGAAATGCACATTATGGTCGGGCAAGGAAAACTGGCCGATATTTTGGAATCTCGCCCTGAAGAACGCCGTGCTTATATTGAAGAGGCTGCTGGCGTATTAAAGCATCGGCGTCGCAAAGAAAAAGCTCAGCGCAAACTCCAAGGCATGCAGGTTAACTTGGATCGATTGCAGGATCTCACCCATGAGTTGGCTAAGCAGCTTAAACCGCTTGCTCGCCAAGCTGAAGCCGCTCAGCGCGCCGCTACCGTGCAGGCCGATCTGCGCGATGCGCGTTTTAAGATCGCCGGCTTTGAAATTGTGAAGCTTTCGGAAAAACTTGAAACCTCCAGCGAGCGCGAAAAACTTATTAAACAGCAGGCTGAAGCAGCCCAAGAACAACTTGAAGAAGCCACCGGCACCCAAATGGAGCTGGAGGAATCGCTTGCAGAACTTACTCCGCGCGCCGATGCCGCCCAGCACCTGTGGTTTGAGCTCTCATCATTGGCCGAGCGAGTTTCTGCGACAATGCGCATTGCCCAAGACCGCGCTAATACTGGGGCAGTAGATACCGCTTATGCTGGTCAAGATCCTGAAGAGCTGCTCAAACGTGCAGCACAGGCCGATCAAGAGTTGGAAGAACTCGAAATGGCGGTGGAGATGGCAGCCCAGCGCTTGGAGTCCATTCGCGAGGATGTGGAAGAAAAAGCCACCTTGGCTAGAGAAGCGGAACAAGAACACCTCGCTCAGGTTCGTGCCATTGCTGACCGCCGTGAAGGTGTGGTGCGACTGCTTGCCAGTGAGGAATCTTTGCGCACCCAGTTGCAGGCAGCAGAGGAAGAGGCAGAACGCCTCGCTGAGCAATTAGAAGATTTTATTGGACGCATTCTCGATGTAGAGCGTGAAACCCGTTTGCTAAACCAAAAGCAACAGGAGCTTGATAGCGAGCGCGAACCTTTGGAAGCTGCCCTTTCAGAGGCCACCCATGAGGCCCAAGCTGCAGAAACTCGCCTGGAGGAGTTGCGAAGCACTCGTGGAAATTTGGAAAAAGATGTCTCTCGCCTGGAGTCTCGCATTGAGACTTTAAGCCAAAACCGTCCACGTTCCGCCGTGGAAGATGAGATCGACTATCCCAAGCTGGCCACTTTGTTGCGCGTACAGCCAGATATCGAAAAGGCTGTTGCTGCGGCCTTGGGCGCGCACGCCGAAGCCTTTGCCGGCGACGCCGGGGAAGGACTCGTCGACAAGCTCCTTAAAGCTGGTGTGCCGCGCACCGTCATCGTTGATCACTCCATTGCACCCGCAGCGTGGCGCCTGGATGCCGTGCTACCTGCAGGTAGCAGCTGGTTATTAGACCATGTGAGCCTTGATCTGGCCATTGCTGGCCCGGTTAACCGGGTGCTGGCTGACGTTGTGCTTGTCGACGAAACCCAGCAAGGACGCGACATAGTGCAAGAGGACCCACGTCTGCGCGCGGTAACCAAAAGTGGAGTGTTGATTGGTGCGGGTTGGGTGCAATTGGGAAGTGGTACCACCACGGTGGAAATTACTTCACAAATTGAGGCTGCTCATGCTGAATTGGACTCGGTACAACAACATCTCAAAGACAGTGCCGGCACCTTCGCCGGTGCTCTCAAAGCCACCGAAAATACCCGCGTTGATGTAGCTGCACATAAGGCTGCACTGCGCGAGCTCGATTTGGCGCGCGATTCCCTCAAGCGTGATTTGGCGCGAGTGGAAAAACAGCAACAGGCCGCCGAGAGTGAACGCCAACGCCATATGTCGCGGCTTAACCAAGCTGAGAATAGACGCGAAGAACTACGTGCCCAGCTTGCTGAAATTCTTGATCGACTCTCCCGCGTGGAGGATGAAGACGATGTTGCCGAGCCTTCAACTCAAGAACGTGATGAGGCTCAGACCGTGTTAGCCCAGATTAGAGCTATGGAAATGGAGGCTCGCTTAGCGCTGCGCACCGCAGAGGAGCGCGCCGGGCAGCAACGTGGACATGGTGATAACTTAAGGCGCCAAGCTGAACACGAACGCCAAGCCAAGATTCGCCATGAACAAGCCATGCAGGCACGACGGCGCCGTGTCGAACTTGCTTCTGTGGTTTATCGCGGTGCGCGTGATGTTTCTGAGAGGGTAGCTGCTGCTTTGACTCAGGCGGCTGCCGAGCGAGATGCCCGCAATCAGGAAAAGGCTTTGTTAACCACTCAGGTGGCACGTGCCAAAGACACTGTCAATGCTGCGCGCCAGCAGCTAAACCGCCTTAGTGACAACGCCCATGCCATGGAATTAGCGCGCAGTCAGGCGCAGGTTCGTATGGAGGAGGCCGTTACAAAGATTACTGAGCAATTGGCTGTTTCTTTGCCAGATTTGATGCGGGAATACACCCCGGATGAAGAATTTGATGAGAAGTTCCAAAGGGCTCGCCTGAAACAAGCCGAAAAGGATTTGGCAGCCTTGGGTAAGGTGAATCCCTTGGCCTTGGAGGAGTTCAAAGCGCTGGAAGAGCGTTATGAGTTCCTGTCTACCCAATTGGCTGATGTGCAGCAGGCTCGTGCGGACTTGAGCAATGTTATCGAAGAAGTTGATGCCAAGATTCTGCAGCTCTTTACTGACGCGTGGAATGATGTGGAAGCGGAATTCCCCAAGGTCTTTAATACACTTTTCCCTGGTGGTGAAGGTCGCCTGATTTTGACTGAACCAGGGGATTTGTTGGCCACCGGTATTGAGGTGGAAGCTCGACCTCCAGGAAAGAAGGTCAAGCGACTGTCGCTGCTTTCCGGTGGCGAAAAGTCTTTGACGGCCTTGGCTATGCTGGTAGCAATTTTCCGTGCGCGCCCTAGTCCTTTTTATGTCATGGATGAGGTGGAAGCTGCACTTGATGATGTGAATTTGCGTCGCCTCATCGCGCTCTTTGAGGAGCTGCGCAAGGACTCTCAGCTCATTGTGATCACCCACCAAAAACCCACCATGGATGTGGCCAATGTGCTTTATGGTGTGACCATGCGCGGGGATGGCGTTACCAGGGTAATCTCCCAAAGAATGGAGCGCGCAGCAGCTCTCAACCAGTCTTAA
- a CDS encoding acylphosphatase: protein MENVRLTAFVHGHVQGVGFRWWTMKQARELKLQGSATNLNDGRVCVVAEGPQDKCEEMLKRLQEQPSRHQRVGNVDTVIAQWGESRGIEGFVKR, encoded by the coding sequence ATGGAAAATGTCAGATTAACTGCTTTTGTGCACGGTCATGTCCAAGGAGTGGGGTTTCGCTGGTGGACTATGAAACAAGCCAGAGAGCTAAAACTGCAGGGCTCGGCAACCAATCTCAACGATGGCAGAGTGTGTGTGGTGGCCGAAGGGCCACAAGATAAATGCGAAGAAATGCTCAAGAGGCTGCAGGAACAGCCAAGCAGGCATCAAAGAGTAGGCAACGTTGACACAGTAATCGCGCAATGGGGCGAGTCTCGTGGCATTGAGGGTTTTGTGAAACGCTAG